In a single window of the Labrus mixtus chromosome 20, fLabMix1.1, whole genome shotgun sequence genome:
- the LOC132954730 gene encoding cell death-inducing p53-target protein 1-like — MEKGYPPQESAPPYPEPPLNYGGAMPQPEMYPQPGMYPQPGFYPTAPPAGYQAGVPYAPPAPAATATHLVVTAGLHDSPGQALCPHCQQTVITVTHHTAGLMTWGICAGLTFFGCFLCCFLPFCIESCKNVEHRCPTCHKVIYIFKRC; from the exons ATGGAGAAAGGATACCCACCACAGGAGTCAGCTCCACCGTACCCGGAGCCGCCTCTGAACTATGGGGGCGCCATGCCTCAGCCAGAGATGTACCCACAGCCGGGGATGTACCCACAGCCCGGATTCTACCCAACAGCACCGCCCGCTGGATACCAGGCCG GTGTTCCCTACGCTCCTCCTGCACCTGCAGCAACAG CCACTCACCTGGTTGTAACAGCGGGGCTTCATGACAGCCCGGGACAAGCTTTGTGTCCGCACTGCCAGCAGACAGTGATCACCGTGACGCATCACACAGCGGGCCTGATGACCTGGGGCATCTGTGCCGGCCTCACCTTTTTTGg gtgttttctctgctgtttcctccCGTTCTGCATTGAGTCCTGCAAAAACGTGGAGCATCGCTGTCCGACCTGCCACAAAGTCATCTACATATTCAAACGGTGCTGA
- the LOC132954249 gene encoding interferon-induced protein 44-like has protein sequence MGGEESKPAPPPPTPPPSPCLRQPWRTLPTSTEDNLNFMKSYQPRNKGIKHLRILLHGPVGAGKSSFINSVESALRGVVINRALTDATSGSSFTLKYQTYKIQKDEQSFYSIVFNDIMGLEANLNNGVQVEDVKLALRGHVKDGYKFRTNGPLTENDPGYESNPSLDDKVHVLVCVVPVSSVSLLDHKVVQKLREVRLAASDLGIPQLAILTKVDTACPEVRSNIHNLHKSKYLKEKVEKFSAMLGIPINCIFLVKNYESEINTSDDINGPILTALRQMVNFGEDYLNYM, from the exons ATGGGAGGAGAAGAATCCAAACCagccccacccccacccacaccTCCACCTTCTC CTTGTTTAAGACAGCCATGGAGGACTCTGCCGAC GAGCACTGAGGACAATCTCAACTTCATGAAATCTTACCAACCTCGAAACAAAGGAATCAAACATCTCAGGATTCTGCTTCATGGACCGGTCGGTGCCGGCAAGTCCAGTTTCATAAACTCTGttgaaagtgctttgagaggCGTTGTTATAAATCGAGCTTTGACGGATGCGACCTCTGGGAGCAGCTTCACCCTAAAG TACCAAACATACAAAATTCAAAAAGATGAGCAGAGCTTCTATTCTATTGTTTTCAACGACATCATGGGCTTGGAGGCAAACCTCAACAATGGAGTCCAGGTGGAAGATGTCAAACTGGCCCTGCGGGGACATGTGAAAGATGGTTACAAG tttcgTACTAATGGCCCACTGACAGAGAATGACCCGGGCTATGAATCCAACCCCTCTCTGGATGACAAAGTCCACGTGCTGGTCTGTGTGGTTCCTGTCAGCTCAGTCTCTCTGTTAGATCACAAAGTCGTGCAGAAGTTAAGAGAAGTCAGACTAGCTGCAAGTGATCTGG gaattcCCCAACTGGCCATCCTCACCAAAGTTGATACAGCCTGTCCTGAGGTCAGATCAAATATTCACAACTTGCACAAGAGCAAGTACCTGAAGGAAAAG GTGGAAAAATTCAGTGCAATGCTGGGAATTCCCATCAACTGCATCTTCCTGGTGAAGAACTACGAGTCAGAAATCAACACGAGTGACGACATCAACGGGCCGATACTGACCGCACTGAGACAGATGGTAAACTTCGGAGAAGACTACCTCAACTACATGTAG